In Cicer arietinum cultivar CDC Frontier isolate Library 1 chromosome 7, Cicar.CDCFrontier_v2.0, whole genome shotgun sequence, the genomic window agacctccttattttattttttaaaagcctattacagcgctctttgaaagagcgctgtaaaagacctccttattttattttttaaaagactattacagcgctttttcaacaagcgctttaaaagacctcttaacttagtataaaacaaatagttagtaaaatacctatatttgaatttattttttcttccaaataattagttaaatacctatatatatatatatcaatgctaaattacatgatcagatCATAATGGAATGATCagttaaagttcaagaaaaattcttagtactcaaacaaagctttttcaagttcaatgtaagcagaaaatcagttctggcaggtcaaacacttaaattacatgaacttagtataaaacactaagatcaagctaaatataagcagaaaataagtataagcagaaaatcaaatacagttcaagccAATACTAAAATGCACAATTTtggcagatcaaacaataaaattacatgaGCTCAGTTCAGATTatatggcttatataaaacaattaaacacattaaaatGCCCTTATTCTTTTCCtgatgggattcacatttgtttgtctattaacgatacgaaacgatggattaatctaAATttcctcatcatgatcatctctaagatataaaccatcatcaattgaatcaatttcatgtggttgtgagggTTCATAGGGTTAGGACaacgtattaaatttattttaaatttatttttatttatttaaagtaaatgatttttatttaaagcgcaagccttttatagcgcttgtataaaaagcgctctaataggtcatttaattatatgaaagcacatgtattttacagcgctttcacaaaaaacactttaaaatccatgtaacataaggtgggagcgctacattttacagcgcttgtgtttaaagcgctcaaaaagcgctgtaaaaactatgggagagcgcttcaatttacagcgcttttacaaaaagcgctgtaaaatagttgtaagcattatgtgcaagcgctatgtgaccctatatgaccctacaacagcgcttgtcaaaaaagcgctgttgtatcctccgttattttttaaaaattctacaacaacgcttgtatttaataagcgttgtaaaagacgcgctataaaatgtcatttttggtgTAGTGACAATTATATATTGTGGTTTAAAAATGGTTTAAGCAACACTTTTTATATTAAGACTACATTTACAATATGTTGTTTTAAAATCTTCTCAAACAATGGTTTAAAAGTGTTGTCTAAATCGACCACACATTTTTTAACCCGTACCTTAAAAACGAATATGCAACAGTTTTATGTTAACAAACAAGAAAGTGTATTCTATATATATGTTATAAACAACACTTGAAAAAATATTGTCTATTCTCGTTTCTAGCCACATTTTTTTAGCCATTGCCAAAATAAGTGtggtcaaaaataaaaaatgttaagtgGATGTGAAGAAAGTCTATTGCGAAATGGAATTCCGCTGTTTGGTTGTTTTGTCGTAAAGAAAAGTTTACTTTTTGGTTGGCCCCACGTTCCAAAATCTTCCCTTCTGGAATTGGAAGAAAGCCGAAAATAGAGATGCAATCAGTTAAATGACAAACTTGGTCTTGCTTTGGATGCATCGCATCACATCACATGCAACCTCCTCTTCTTcgattaatttgtttatatttttatatacgcaactaataatttatttatttttctccgTATTCAactaataatttgtttatttttctacaTGATACATTATCACTCGTGGATTCAGACATCCTCtattttaccattttattttattttgttgtataCTATTacttgttttatatttatttcaatttcgtaTAGAGATATTTGGCCATTTTCTAAATAATCATCCATCtttcattttactttcttttCACTTTCATTCATATCAAACAACAACTAAATCTTTTCACATTCCATTCATTTTCTATCAACTTTCATaacgttaattttttttttcacttctttttctttaaatttcttCCCTCGTCCAAACAAAGCATTCAAGTCATTTATTTTATcctattaatataataaagggttcgaatatgtttttagttcttataaatatactatatgttatttttagtatttaaaaatttcttttaaacaaTGGTTCCTGAAATATTTTCTATCAATATTTTTGGTCTTGATTAACCTTCATCAgtcattatttttagttattttgagTCAATTGTTAAgtttatttctttcaatttaatgttcattttagagttattttgaataaatagaTCTTTGATAAAATAAGGCATTTGTGCTTTCACTTTCACGATTAATCAACTATTTTGtatagttttgttttgtttcataATAGGTTTAGCGCAGTCctgaattttagtaaaaaaaaaaaaaacatgactCATGTgcagtattttaattatatatgaaattgTAGATGTCAAAATTGAGTCAAATTGGTTGTAAATGAAAACTAATATCCCTAACTACAACTTTCACTAAGATTCTGAGAACCCAATTTAGATTGTAAAAGGATGAAAAATACAAGTCAAAATGAGAGGGAGATCAATTTTGGAAGAACCACTGTGTTTTGTTTAACACTACAGAACATTGCACGCGGGGCAGCGCATTGCGTCCAACCATTCACTATAGTACATTTGGTGGCACAGTTTTCTGTCCAGAGCAGATCAATGTGCCCAAAATTGTAGCAATGCACTAGCACGCGCCCCATAATCCTATTTAAgctaaaaacttatattttgcAACAACTCTGACCTAGGAGGCATTTGAGACCATATTGTGCACATCTTAGAGGTTAGGAACTTAAAGATTGCACTCTTAGAAGCAAGAAGTGAAGATTCATTCTATCTTTCTTATGCGTAATTTCATCTTATTCATTGTTATTATGTTCTAAATCATGAACTAATTTTTGCATTGATTAGAAATTAGATAAACCTACTTGAATCTATGTATTCGAGAGACtcttatttgaagaaaaatgttaaagaaactaaaaaaaaaaaaatacatagtatatttataagaataaaaaatttatttaacctatAATAAACTATATGAAcaaccaaattttttattattatgaataacCAAATTTCTTTTGCTTCTATTTCTATGTGAAACAtgaataaactaataattattcattGATTGACATTATTATACATGTAAGGGGATTAATAGAACTATTAGATACAATTGTCTCAATCAGACAATTCAATTGGCAAATTGAAGAACACCGAAAAAGTACTAATTAGGAGGTTCGGAATTTACACTCTAGAAACTAACTAATCCCCAAATacttacatattaaaaataaaaaaactattgcACACAATTAATATTATAGGGGTTATACTTTTTGTATAGGAAATACATTACTTGTTAGTAAATTACAGTATATTACTAGCTAATTATAGTTTAGATTTTAAATCTCTTCTCAAGCTACTTTGTATGTCACAGCTTATTTAATTTAggtaagaaaaattaataacatgatAACAATGGAAACTTAATCTCCTGTTGCGCTATGGCTTTGCAGGAAAATGACTCAAATTTGATAACATGAAAAGTACTTTGTGATCATGAACATGCAGAACAGGAAAATATAACTAAGATGATAACACAAGCGATATGGCTCCCAAGGGCCAATTTCATcacttattcttttttttacaagattCATCACTTATTATTAAAAACACTTAAATTTCCCACACATATGTATCATCCCTCGTCACAATCCAGAAAGAAATAAATATCGCTAATTTTCTCAATCTTTTATATCATCCCTCATATCCACGTTTTTTGAGAGGCTAATAAAATCTGTGTTTGTGAACTATCATGTTTGCCACTTCAGACAATGCAGTGTACGACGAACCACCTTGAGACAAAGCTTTCTCTGCACTAATCTTAATCTCTCTCACTCTCTCCCTCACATGATTCCTCTTCccattttgttccaacaaaAAAACATTTCTCACCAAACTCGCTATCTCCTCCCTCCCCACCACATTCTTCCCCGGTACAACCGTGGTCCTCACCGCCACGCCAAGCTCCTCCACCAACAACGCCGCATTCATCCTCTGCTCCGCGTACAACGGCCAAGCAATCATCGGCACACCGTTAGTTATACTCTCAAGCACGGATCCCCACCCACTATGCGTTATAAACCCCCCAATAGAAGGGTGTTTCAAAACGGTTACTTGTGGGGCCCAATTCTGAACTAACAAACCCACTTTCTTATTCCTCTCTTCAAACCCCTCAGGTAAATGTTTCCGTATCTCATCAAGTTCATCATTGAAACTACTAGATCCAGTGGTGAAAAATGCCGTGTCCACACCTCCTCCCGTGGACGCGCGCACCACCCAAATAAATCTTTGTTCACTCAACTCCAAACCAAATGCTATTTCCTTCATTTGCTCATACGACACCGTTCCGCCGCTCCCAAACGAAACAAAAATCACAGACTCCCTCGGTTGTTTATCAAGCCATTGAATAATAACCGGCTTTTTTAGTTGACCCGTTTCTGACTCGGGTTGTCTCACTAAGGGTCCCACTGCGAACACAGGAACCTTCAACACACCGGATAATTCCCCATTTGTTAGTGCTTTAACCTCTCTTTGTTGAAGTTCATCCCACGTGTTAACTAAAACGGCGTCGCTTTCTGGGAATTTTTCCGCTACGATTAAACTCTCTTTATACTGCGAGTCGTTTCGGTCGAGCATGGAATCAATCAAATCCTCTGGTCGAACCGGTTTACAACCCGGGATTTTCAACGGTTCTTTTTGGTCAACGTATTGTCCTTCAATTTGTTTGTCCAAAATTGGTGAATACACGATCAGAGAAAGAAACCAAGCGTGTGAAGCTACGTAGATGAATTTGGGAATGTTGAGTTCTTGTGCTAAGGTTAGAGACTCTGTGCCGAATATGTCGACGATGAGAGCGGAAGGAGGGAGGGGAGTGTTTGTGAGGGCTGATTTGATGGAAGGTATGGCCTGTCGCATTGTGACGGAGAGGCGGGTGGAGACGGTGGCGGAGGTGGGGAGAAGGGAGGAAATGTTTGGTGATGGAATTTGGATGATGGTGTAGAGGGAGGAGTTGGTGGCTGATTTGAGGATTTGAGATTCTGCATGTGAGGTTTGGGAAGTGACGGCGAGGATTGTAAGGTTGAATTTGTGGTGGATAATGAAGCGTTTTGCGAGTTCGATTATGGGGATCAGATGACCTAGGCCTGGGCTTGAGAGTAGAACTATGTGTGGTGGTTTGTGAAAATCCATCAATAACAATTAGTGGAGTTATGTGTAAGTCATGAgctcacacacacacatatatatataacctaagtTGCATTGCATGGATTCAGGTCTCCTATTATAAAAATGTTATTCGAAAAGATAGGTAATATTTTGAGGTAATAACTAAAGTCTTATTTTAGTGTCAATCATTGATTTTGAATGTCTAGAAATTAAACACGTCTTCAAGACTCTTCTTTTGTTAGTAAATTATAGACACAATTGACTAACGAAAGACACAAGTCGATCCcatttgtgtaaaaaaaatagtCTCTTATACGTCTCTACTCTTATGATCCAAGCCAGTCCATGGCAAAAATGTCTTTATACTACAAATACGTAAGAAGATAAAAGAACTTTACTAGTGTGGTTTTTGACAGGAAAAGAACTCTACTAGTTTGTAGAAGAAGACAAGAAGgtatttatatgatatttttttagctAGCATGCCAAAAGACTTTAAAATTTATGCAACCTGCTAAAATGCACGAGGACCCAATTGATTTGAACAATTTAAGAAACCAATGGTTAAGTAAATTTAACCGAACTGTCAAAACAGTTAGTAAAGCCGACCTGAACAATTGTTgaattttgagtttcaaaactatttaaaaatcacaatttatgccaccgaagatattactgggttgagtcgcggactaggtcgctttctttaagacgtttcgcggcactgtccaaacaaggcagactatcaaccacgaagtccccaggataaaacagcccagattcactgtatcggagttccactgcaccgtagaaaaccgttctagaattacacccttaatatggcagtttaagccactctcaatatgacaattaaattcactctcaatatggtactatgaccattcataactacggtataataaccgctcaaaaagacaaaaaaaacgaatggactacggcataataaccgctctaaaaacaaagtggttacggcatagcaaccgctctaaaaacaaaagaactacggcataacaaccgctcaaaaaaccgaaagaattacggcataacaaccgctttaaaaccgaagggactacagcataataaccgctctaaaaccgaagggactgcggcataataaccgctttaaaaccgaagggactgcggcataataaccgctctaaaaccgaagagactgcggcataataactgctctaaaaccgaagggactgcggcataataaccgctctaaaaccgaagggacagaaagaaagggaccgctctaaaaccgaagggactgcgacataataggcggcggcgcgcgcgcgtgtggtggtccgtttgcttgcgttctccctccttcacaaaattgcggtgccccttggggcccaacccaattgtgaaactaactccttataaaggtcataaatgagtgtgttccctccaatgtgggacttctcatttttcaattcacacattaaagccatcatcaatgccaattatgtttcatcatttccaacaatcccccacttgaatttaaaaatggatTCTAGAATAGCGTCAGACGCTTcaataagattgtgcataaacaaaggtgtctttcgacttgaacctttgcatagcgagtaggattcagattcaacaagagtaaccgtagttttgaactctatctctgacatcaaacccacacacaaccttttcattaggtgtattctaaaaagcccgtgcatttagggccctgcacgtgtatcccagtctagtgaacgctctaggaattctgcctcgaaattccataggaagcggcccccacttccacattcacgtaggtgagtctatcaagagtactcctgtagccACTAGGTACCCCACTCcatatagagtatagatctcattaagagtttctattatctcatcctttttcgcttcaggaatcatgcttctcattttaaacatagcatgttcatctcatatcactatgacttgttattacccattgaacctaattcttgggatctccagtcttttaggtcgggttaccatcataagtgactcatttatctataggcattagtcccatccttttggatgtattttggactttctctctagctaatcctttcgtcaaaggatcagcTAGATTTTCATCAGtgcatacatgatccactataacaactcatttagaaaataaatttctaacagtgttgtgcttacgacgaaTTTGTCGTCACTTATcgttgtaataacgattctcaatcttcgcaatagctgtggtactatcgcagtggatcaacgcATCTGTCATAGATCTTTTCCATATagggatctcaactagcaaacatctcaaccagtttgcttcttcactagtagtaACTAGTGCtatcagactccatagtggactgagtcAATATCGTctgttcttcgatttccaagatacaacatcactcgctatattaaaatatagttatcgattgctttggagtcattTGATAAGATGTTCCAATCAAcatcattgtatccttcaaggatagTAGGAAATCTTCGATAATGTAATCCGAGGCTCATGGTCCTCCTTTTCAGGTTtctcatgactctttccatagcgtgacaatgctccatactaggtctactagtaaacctgcacaataatcccacgacataggcaatgtcgggtctagtacaatcagtggcatccCTGAGGcagccaatgatgctcgcatattcagtttgtctaacaccttcaccagtgtttttgaaaagtttcacacttagatcatatggtgggatattttcaacatagtgaaattgatccaaagaaattcccttttctgacctagtaatcttgattccaaggattacatttgcttctctgaggtctttcatatcaaagttgtcacacaacaatgatttcaagatatttacagcatgaatgtttgaatcaaatatgagtatctcgtctacatagagacatatgatagtgcaaatgccattttcaaatttgtNNNNNNNNNNNNNNNNNNNNNNNNNNNNNNNNNNNNNNNNNNNNNNNNNNNNNNNNNNNNNNNNNNNNNNNNNNNNNNNNNNNNNNNNNNNNNNNNNNNNNNNNNNNNNNNNNNNNNNNNNNNNNNNNNNNNNNNNNNNNNNNNNNNNNNNNNNNNNNNNNNNNNNNNNNNNNNNNNNNNNNNNNNNNNNNNNNNNNNNNNNNNNNNNNNNNNNNNNNNNNNNNNNNNNNNNNNNNNNNNNNNNNNNNNNNNNNNNNNNNNNNNNNNNNNNNNNNNNNNNNNNNNNNNNNNNNNNNNNNNNNNNNNNNNNNNNNNNNNNNNNNNNNNNNNNNNNNNNNNNNNNNNNNNNNNNNNNNNNNNNNNNNNNNNNNNNNNNNNNNNNNNNNNNNNNNNNNNNNNNNNNNNNNNNNNNNNNNNNNNNNNNNNNNNNNNNNNNNNNNNNNNNNNNNNNNNNNNNNNNNNNNNNNNNNNNNNNNNNNNNNNNNNNNNNNNNNNNNNNNNNNNNNNNNNNNNNNNNNNNNNNNNNNNNNNNNNNNNNNNNNNNNNNNNNNNNNNNNNNNNNNNNNNNNNNNNNNNNNNNNNNNNNNNNNNNNNNNNNNNNNNNNNNNNNNNNNNNNNNNNNNNNNNNNNNNNNNNNNNNNNNNNNNNNNNNNNNNNNNNNNNNNNNNNNNNNNNNNNNNNNNNNNNNNNNNNNNNNNNNNNNNNNNNNNNNNNNNNNNNNNNNNNNNNNNNNNNNNNNNNNNNNNNNNNNNNNNNNNNNNNNNNNNNNNNNNNNNNNNNNNNNNNNNNNNNNNNNNNNNNNNNNNNNNAAGGTGTGCCTTGTATTTTATCAATCATTCCAttgggttttagtttctttttcaatattcatttacaaCTTGTTGCTTTGCAACCAAGAGGCAAGTATACTAAATGTCAGGTTTGGTTAgcctctagagaatccatttcatcgtttatagcttcttgccatagatctgcatccaatgatgacagagcttctttaagatttgcaggaacctcttctaaattatagactatatattctagtccataatctatagcaactcttactctcttactccttcgagtttctgtttcgtcttgtttgttgctttcaatgCTTCTTGTCACATGAACTTGACTAAGTTTGTTGTCCCCACTATTTCACAGTAACTTGACTaggttcgctgcccccactatttctcaatttaaaaggggatttattttcatagaagtcaacttcatttgactttatgatcacttttacatttaggtcataaaacctatacgctttgttctttaccgcatacccaatgaattctcattcataggctctactggcgAGTTTAACTCGCTcgggatcggggattctgacataagccaaaCCACcccattttttgaaaataagacaagttcgattgtcttttcttcactatctcataaggagatgttttgtttttagatttaaaaactctattcaaaacataacaaataaacaatatatttttcttttcttgttaacgtctcatcaagttcacatatatcaaagtgtaataaatctaaagatttagattctctaactacatatttatgtgaactctttgttattttagccTGACTATAGAAAACCACATTTTTCcaaatcatttaacaataactttagaattaaaactaagttacttaattttgaaatcagatgtgttcacatcacatagtctagcatgtcaaaa contains:
- the LOC101509130 gene encoding anthocyanidin 3-O-glucosyltransferase 5; this encodes MDFHKPPHIVLLSSPGLGHLIPIIELAKRFIIHHKFNLTILAVTSQTSHAESQILKSATNSSLYTIIQIPSPNISSLLPTSATVSTRLSVTMRQAIPSIKSALTNTPLPPSALIVDIFGTESLTLAQELNIPKFIYVASHAWFLSLIVYSPILDKQIEGQYVDQKEPLKIPGCKPVRPEDLIDSMLDRNDSQYKESLIVAEKFPESDAVLVNTWDELQQREVKALTNGELSGVLKVPVFAVGPLVRQPESETGQLKKPVIIQWLDKQPRESVIFVSFGSGGTVSYEQMKEIAFGLELSEQRFIWVVRASTGGGVDTAFFTTGSSSFNDELDEIRKHLPEGFEERNKKVGLLVQNWAPQVTVLKHPSIGGFITHSGWGSVLESITNGVPMIAWPLYAEQRMNAALLVEELGVAVRTTVVPGKNVVGREEIASLVRNVFLLEQNGKRNHVRERVREIKISAEKALSQGGSSYTALSEVANMIVHKHRFY